A single region of the Tachyglossus aculeatus isolate mTacAcu1 chromosome X1, mTacAcu1.pri, whole genome shotgun sequence genome encodes:
- the PSMD6 gene encoding 26S proteasome non-ATPase regulatory subunit 6 isoform X1, with product MPLENLEEEGLPKNPDLRIAQLRFLLSLPEHRGDAAVRDELMAAIRENNMAPYYETLCKPLDWQMDVDLLNKMKKANEEELKRLDVELEDAEKNLGESEIRDAMMAKAEYLCRIGDKEGALTAFRKTYDKTVALGHRLDIVFYLLRIGLFYMDNDLITRNTEKAKSLIEEGGDWDRRNRLKVYQGLYCVAIRDFKQAAELFLDTVSTFTSYELMDYKTFVTYTVYVSMIALERPDLREKVIKGAEILEVLHSLPTVRQYLFSLYECRYSAFFQSLAIVEQEMKKDWLFAPHYRYYVREMRIHAYSQLLESYRSLTLGYMAEAFGVGVEFIDQELSRFIAAGRLHCKIDKVNEIVETNRPDSKNWQYQETIKKGDLLLNRVQKLSRVINM from the exons ATGCCGCTGGAgaacctggaggaggagggtctgCCCAAGAACCCGGACCTGCGGATCGCGCAGCTGCGCTTTCTGCTCAGCCTGCCCGAGCACCGTGGGGACGCGGCGGTGCGCGACGAGCTGATGGCGGCCATCCGCGAGAACA ATATGGCACCGTACTATGAAACGCTCTGTAAGCCCCTGGACTGGCAGATGGATGTGGACCTGTTGAATAAGATGAAAAAGGCCAACGAGGAAGAGCTGAAGCGCTTGGATGTGGAATTGGAAGACGCCGAGAAGAATCTGGGAGAAAGTGAAATTCGGGATGCGATGATGGCTAAGGCTGAGTACCTGTGCCGGATTGGGGATAAG GAAGGAGCCTTGACAGCCTTTCGTAAAACATACGACAAAACTGTGGCCCTGGGGCACCGATTAGATATTGTGTTCTACCTCCTAAGAATTGGCTTATTTTATATGGATAACGATCTCATCACACGAAACACAGAGAAAGCTAAAAG TTTAAtagaagaaggaggagactgGGACAGGAGAAACCGTCTAAAAGTGTATCAAGGTCTTTATTGTGTGGCTATTCGAGATTTCAAGCAGGCAGCTGAACTCTTTCTTGACACTGTTTCAACATTTACATCCTATGAACTTATGGATTACAAAACTTTCGTAACATACACTGTCTATGTCAGTATGATTGCGTTAGAAAGACCTGATCTCAGAGAAAAG GTCATTAAAGGAGCAGAGATTCTGGAGGTTTTGCATAGTCTCCCAACAGTTCGGCAGTACCTCTTTTCACTATATGAATGTCGCTATTCGGCCTTTTTTCAATCATTAG CCATTGTTGAACAAGAGATGAAAAAGGACTGGTTATTTGCTCCTCATTACCGATACTATGTCAGAGAAATGAGAATTCATGCATACAGTCAGCTCCTGGAATCATATAGGTCATTAACACTTGGATACATGGCTGAAGCTTTTGGAGTTGGTGTCGAATTCATTGATCA GGAACTGTCAAGATTTATTGCAGCTGGGAGACTACACTGCAAAATAGATAAAGTGAATGAAATAGTAGAAACCAACAG ACCCGATAGCAAGAACTGGCAGTACCAAGAAACTATCAAGAAAGGAGATCTGCTGCTAAATAGAGTTCAAAAACTTTccagagtaatcaatatgtaa
- the PSMD6 gene encoding 26S proteasome non-ATPase regulatory subunit 6 isoform X2 has protein sequence MPLENLEEEGLPKNPDLRIAQLRFLLSLPEHRGDAAVRDELMAAIRENNMAPYYETLCKPLDWQMDVDLLNKMKKANEEELKRLDVELEDAEKNLGESEIRDAMMAKEGALTAFRKTYDKTVALGHRLDIVFYLLRIGLFYMDNDLITRNTEKAKSLIEEGGDWDRRNRLKVYQGLYCVAIRDFKQAAELFLDTVSTFTSYELMDYKTFVTYTVYVSMIALERPDLREKVIKGAEILEVLHSLPTVRQYLFSLYECRYSAFFQSLAIVEQEMKKDWLFAPHYRYYVREMRIHAYSQLLESYRSLTLGYMAEAFGVGVEFIDQELSRFIAAGRLHCKIDKVNEIVETNRPDSKNWQYQETIKKGDLLLNRVQKLSRVINM, from the exons ATGCCGCTGGAgaacctggaggaggagggtctgCCCAAGAACCCGGACCTGCGGATCGCGCAGCTGCGCTTTCTGCTCAGCCTGCCCGAGCACCGTGGGGACGCGGCGGTGCGCGACGAGCTGATGGCGGCCATCCGCGAGAACA ATATGGCACCGTACTATGAAACGCTCTGTAAGCCCCTGGACTGGCAGATGGATGTGGACCTGTTGAATAAGATGAAAAAGGCCAACGAGGAAGAGCTGAAGCGCTTGGATGTGGAATTGGAAGACGCCGAGAAGAATCTGGGAGAAAGTGAAATTCGGGATGCGATGATGGCTAAG GAAGGAGCCTTGACAGCCTTTCGTAAAACATACGACAAAACTGTGGCCCTGGGGCACCGATTAGATATTGTGTTCTACCTCCTAAGAATTGGCTTATTTTATATGGATAACGATCTCATCACACGAAACACAGAGAAAGCTAAAAG TTTAAtagaagaaggaggagactgGGACAGGAGAAACCGTCTAAAAGTGTATCAAGGTCTTTATTGTGTGGCTATTCGAGATTTCAAGCAGGCAGCTGAACTCTTTCTTGACACTGTTTCAACATTTACATCCTATGAACTTATGGATTACAAAACTTTCGTAACATACACTGTCTATGTCAGTATGATTGCGTTAGAAAGACCTGATCTCAGAGAAAAG GTCATTAAAGGAGCAGAGATTCTGGAGGTTTTGCATAGTCTCCCAACAGTTCGGCAGTACCTCTTTTCACTATATGAATGTCGCTATTCGGCCTTTTTTCAATCATTAG CCATTGTTGAACAAGAGATGAAAAAGGACTGGTTATTTGCTCCTCATTACCGATACTATGTCAGAGAAATGAGAATTCATGCATACAGTCAGCTCCTGGAATCATATAGGTCATTAACACTTGGATACATGGCTGAAGCTTTTGGAGTTGGTGTCGAATTCATTGATCA GGAACTGTCAAGATTTATTGCAGCTGGGAGACTACACTGCAAAATAGATAAAGTGAATGAAATAGTAGAAACCAACAG ACCCGATAGCAAGAACTGGCAGTACCAAGAAACTATCAAGAAAGGAGATCTGCTGCTAAATAGAGTTCAAAAACTTTccagagtaatcaatatgtaa